The Thermoplasmata archaeon genome window below encodes:
- a CDS encoding ABC transporter ATP-binding protein encodes MDEEVPLLEVRHLDKIYENGYHADRDVSFSIPSGKLVGLIGPNGCGKTTMMRCINKMHMLTSGDILIDGESVIPKTPTEVAKLVSNVPAEMTASFGLTVFETVMLGRYPYLQNMWWETEEDETLVEETLKKFGVHHLQDRALNMLSSGEQQRVLIAKAYVQEPRLMLVDEPTSHLDMKFKLEVMEYLKAMVKKDMTILVAEHDISLMARYCDLCVIMKKGQLVAIGEPKKVITPELIKDVYGVEASVGIDNEGDLYVLPKRVHIDQE; translated from the coding sequence ATGGATGAAGAAGTCCCACTATTAGAGGTCCGTCACTTGGACAAGATTTACGAAAACGGCTACCACGCAGACAGGGACGTGAGTTTCTCCATCCCCTCTGGAAAACTGGTAGGTCTGATAGGACCTAACGGATGCGGTAAGACGACTATGATGAGATGCATCAACAAGATGCATATGCTCACCAGCGGAGACATCCTCATCGACGGGGAATCCGTGATACCCAAGACACCTACCGAGGTGGCGAAACTAGTATCCAACGTTCCCGCTGAGATGACGGCATCGTTCGGTCTGACCGTATTCGAGACGGTCATGCTTGGAAGATATCCCTACCTTCAGAACATGTGGTGGGAGACGGAAGAGGACGAGACCCTTGTGGAGGAGACCCTGAAGAAGTTCGGTGTCCACCATCTGCAGGACCGTGCCCTCAACATGCTGTCCTCTGGAGAGCAGCAGCGTGTCCTGATCGCCAAGGCATATGTCCAAGAACCCAGGCTTATGCTGGTCGATGAACCCACATCGCACCTTGACATGAAATTCAAGCTGGAGGTCATGGAATACCTGAAGGCCATGGTGAAGAAGGACATGACGATCCTGGTCGCCGAGCACGACATATCCCTTATGGCCAGGTACTGCGATCTGTGCGTCATCATGAAGAAGGGACAGCTGGTCGCCATCGGAGAGCCCAAGAAGGTCATCACACCGGAACTCATCAAAGATGTCTACGGAGTGGAGGCCTCTGTCGGTATCGACAACGAGGGCGACCTCTACGTGCTGCCTAAGAGGGTGCACATAGACCAGGAATGA
- a CDS encoding iron ABC transporter permease, protein MSEDGFRAKMSGIIDGHGETHIQRKKHRMKFIMGVGTLLTLIVFIAMLCIGPTKIMGPIEALSNLFSAIGKDGSEMTPEEVMVFSSRLPRAIAALVVGVGLSIAGAGYQAIIRNPLVDPYIMGVSSGAGTFAIAVIAFEFTFFGLISPNSIYLVAIAAIVGGLLAFLLTMALANRAGGTTNAYVLSGVVIGLVFGAIQTMMIVFSGNKVSDVLLWLFGSFANITWEKALFIMVPVIIISLLIFKYARELNLVLLGENQASQMGLNVKRFNALVLTLASIMTAFCVAFCGIIGFVGLVVPHLCRMLFGGDHRLVLPGSIALGGVLMMAADLAARMIIPGNELPVGAITTLIGVPVFAYLLFIRGKMYNG, encoded by the coding sequence ATGTCTGAGGACGGATTCAGGGCCAAGATGAGCGGAATCATCGACGGCCATGGCGAAACCCACATTCAACGCAAAAAGCATAGGATGAAGTTCATCATGGGGGTGGGAACCCTCCTTACCCTGATAGTCTTCATCGCGATGCTGTGCATAGGACCAACGAAGATAATGGGTCCGATAGAGGCACTCTCCAACCTATTCTCAGCAATAGGGAAGGATGGGAGCGAGATGACACCTGAGGAAGTAATGGTGTTCAGTTCACGCCTTCCCAGGGCGATTGCCGCTCTGGTTGTAGGTGTGGGATTATCCATAGCGGGAGCAGGCTACCAGGCCATCATACGCAACCCTCTGGTGGATCCATACATCATGGGAGTTTCATCAGGTGCGGGAACGTTCGCCATAGCGGTCATTGCATTCGAGTTCACATTCTTCGGACTCATATCTCCGAACTCGATCTATCTCGTGGCAATCGCGGCAATAGTGGGAGGACTTCTTGCCTTCCTGCTAACCATGGCATTGGCCAACCGTGCAGGAGGGACCACCAACGCATATGTGCTGTCAGGAGTGGTCATAGGATTGGTGTTCGGTGCGATACAGACCATGATGATCGTATTCTCAGGGAACAAGGTTTCCGATGTCCTGCTTTGGCTGTTCGGATCCTTCGCCAACATCACCTGGGAGAAGGCACTGTTCATCATGGTCCCGGTCATAATCATCTCGCTGCTGATCTTCAAGTACGCGAGAGAACTGAATCTGGTCCTGTTGGGAGAGAATCAGGCCAGCCAGATGGGTCTAAATGTGAAGAGGTTCAACGCATTGGTCCTGACATTGGCGTCGATCATGACAGCGTTCTGTGTGGCCTTCTGCGGTATCATCGGATTCGTAGGACTGGTCGTGCCTCACCTATGCCGTATGCTGTTCGGAGGGGACCACCGTCTGGTGCTGCCGGGATCGATAGCTCTCGGAGGCGTTCTGATGATGGCCGCCGACCTTGCTGCAAGAATGATCATTCCAGGAAACGAGCTCCCAGTCGGAGCCATTACAACTTTGATAGGCGTACCTGTGTTCGCCTACTTGCTTTTCATAAGGGGGAAGATGTACAATGGATGA